In Arthrobacter sp. CDRTa11, one DNA window encodes the following:
- a CDS encoding PucR family transcriptional regulator → MNLDDATEELATRLGVPVVVLDTEMNLAAHSKQRESVDRAQLSIILTRRGTDGAINAIRRLKVRNATGPVKLPSEKDVPSHVVYPVRLSGELKGYVTYEDASPDGSVPEHDLKILSSVGEILGRLLAERETARRQGAEQLQELMQKLMHTSPDERRRAAHEIHKSGLIQQSSHYTVVRFTRRTPSKMDHTSDTQIDLGEAVRKALRLAKFAGIGTTFGDEGVAVTVGRLTQAELQRLVSAMRPMGVDIAAGGECDRLEDAYRSYKEARLTGGLCDLDPNRYPQGARWDHIGWDRLLVQLPLEELTIHDLPSALRTLWKAADSEILIDTLECYFEQGGNALETAKTLNVHRSTLYYRLNRVRALTGVDLADAGVQRDLHTGIRVSRLAGLRQTSL, encoded by the coding sequence ATGAACCTCGACGATGCCACTGAAGAACTAGCCACCCGCCTCGGCGTTCCCGTGGTGGTGCTGGACACGGAAATGAACCTCGCCGCGCACAGCAAACAACGTGAGAGCGTCGATAGAGCCCAGCTCTCTATCATTCTTACGCGTCGGGGCACTGACGGGGCCATCAATGCTATTCGGCGACTGAAGGTAAGGAATGCGACGGGACCGGTCAAGCTTCCATCTGAAAAGGACGTTCCTAGCCATGTGGTTTACCCTGTTCGGCTTAGCGGGGAGCTCAAGGGCTATGTAACATACGAGGACGCGAGCCCCGACGGATCAGTACCTGAGCATGACTTGAAAATTCTCAGTTCCGTCGGCGAGATCCTTGGCCGGCTGCTGGCCGAACGCGAGACCGCCAGGCGCCAAGGAGCGGAACAACTGCAGGAACTCATGCAGAAACTCATGCACACTTCCCCGGATGAACGCCGTCGGGCCGCACACGAGATTCACAAATCAGGGCTGATCCAGCAAAGCAGCCATTACACAGTTGTCAGGTTTACCAGGCGAACTCCGTCGAAGATGGACCACACGTCAGATACGCAAATAGACCTAGGCGAGGCAGTCAGAAAAGCCCTGCGCCTCGCCAAATTTGCCGGAATCGGCACTACTTTCGGTGACGAAGGCGTCGCTGTAACAGTCGGGCGCTTAACTCAAGCAGAGCTGCAGAGACTTGTTTCTGCGATGCGGCCCATGGGCGTCGATATCGCCGCGGGCGGGGAATGTGATCGGCTGGAGGACGCATATCGTTCCTACAAAGAGGCACGTCTTACAGGTGGACTGTGCGACTTAGACCCCAACAGATATCCCCAGGGAGCACGCTGGGACCACATCGGGTGGGACCGATTGCTGGTCCAGCTGCCCTTGGAAGAACTGACCATCCACGATTTACCGTCCGCCCTCAGAACTCTCTGGAAAGCCGCTGACAGCGAAATCTTGATTGACACCCTCGAATGCTACTTCGAACAGGGCGGCAACGCCCTGGAAACCGCCAAGACCCTGAACGTTCACCGGAGCACTCTCTACTACCGATTGAATCGTGTACGCGCACTCACCGGAGTGGATCTGGCCGACGCTGGCGTGCAACGCGACCTTCATACCGGGATTCGTGTTTCCCGTCTTGCAGGTCTACGTCAAACTTCGCTTTGA
- a CDS encoding amidohydrolase family protein, with protein sequence MSNTVSRKHSRYEPALKLDEIEAIDMHVHIEVDHHGHQSLPPDLAEAAAKYFKADGPRPDIDGIAAYYRERKMAAVVFTVDAETQLGHAAISSEEIAEGAARNNDVLIPFGSVDPRRHDALEAAQRLIDESGVRGFKFHPTVQGFDPSDEHFYPLYAALQEAGSVALFHTGQTGIGAGMRGGRGFRLGLSNPILIDPVAADFPDLQIIMAHPSVPWQDEALAVATHKHNTWIDLSGWSPKYFPPELVRYANSILRKRVLFGSDFPLLTPDRWIEDAQAMSLKPEVLPGIMKDNAVRLLKLDL encoded by the coding sequence ATGTCCAACACCGTGTCCAGGAAACACTCACGTTACGAACCAGCCCTCAAACTGGATGAGATTGAAGCGATCGACATGCATGTTCACATCGAAGTGGATCATCATGGGCACCAGTCCTTGCCGCCTGATCTTGCGGAGGCGGCGGCGAAGTACTTCAAGGCCGACGGCCCGCGCCCAGATATTGATGGGATTGCCGCCTATTATCGTGAACGGAAAATGGCCGCAGTGGTCTTTACTGTTGATGCGGAAACTCAGCTGGGTCATGCGGCTATCTCCAGCGAAGAAATCGCCGAAGGTGCGGCACGCAATAACGATGTGCTCATACCCTTCGGTTCGGTCGACCCTCGCCGGCACGACGCCCTCGAAGCAGCTCAACGTCTAATAGATGAAAGCGGAGTTCGGGGCTTCAAGTTCCACCCAACTGTCCAAGGGTTTGACCCAAGCGACGAACATTTCTATCCTTTGTACGCTGCCCTGCAGGAGGCAGGATCTGTCGCCCTGTTCCACACAGGGCAGACCGGCATCGGTGCAGGAATGCGAGGCGGACGCGGGTTTCGGCTTGGGCTGTCGAACCCGATCCTCATTGACCCCGTCGCCGCCGACTTTCCCGACCTTCAAATCATCATGGCCCACCCGTCAGTGCCGTGGCAGGACGAGGCACTCGCTGTGGCCACCCACAAACACAATACGTGGATTGATCTCTCAGGCTGGAGCCCAAAGTACTTCCCACCCGAGCTTGTGCGATACGCTAACTCGATTCTGCGAAAACGCGTCCTCTTTGGATCCGATTTTCCGCTGCTGACTCCTGACCGGTGGATAGAAGATGCCCAGGCCATGTCCCTCAAGCCGGAGGTCCTACCCGGAATTATGAAAGACAACGCCGTTCGCCTCCTAAAACTGGACCTCTAG
- a CDS encoding NAD(P)/FAD-dependent oxidoreductase: protein MNHTAYGHILRNDAQLIEASLSGASKVPFWLDGPGKPNPRPILLDELTADLLVVGGGFCGLWTALTAKERYPERRVVLLEASQVGWAASGRNGGFCEASLTHGSENGATHFADDLRVLKKLESQNFQAIQERIERYGIDAEFELEPMLTVATEEYQVEQLRKAALSGEGEFLDDAQLRDLANSPLYRAGMLSTKGVALLNPAKLAWGLARAAENLGVEIYERSPAIVLKRRNMAVMVRTPSGSVRASKVALATNGFPSLLKRLRLFTVPIYDYVLTTEPLRDEQLESISWTGRHGITDAGREFHYYRKTADNRVLFGGYDAVYHRGRRVKPEQDQRPETFVRLADHFYSTFPQLKGVMFSHKWGGMIDMSTQLVAFHGSTGDQRVAYSAGYTGLGVAATRFGAETMLDLLEGADTERTRLKMARRLPIPIPPEPIAYPLIQAMRRAVAKSDANGGKDGILLKAASLFGIRFDS from the coding sequence ATGAACCACACCGCTTACGGACATATCCTGCGAAATGATGCGCAGCTGATCGAGGCGAGCCTCAGTGGGGCCAGCAAAGTCCCCTTCTGGCTGGATGGTCCGGGAAAGCCGAATCCGCGTCCCATCCTCTTGGATGAATTGACGGCGGATTTGCTGGTGGTGGGCGGAGGCTTTTGCGGTTTGTGGACGGCGTTGACAGCTAAGGAACGCTACCCGGAGAGGCGCGTCGTGTTGTTGGAGGCCAGTCAGGTGGGGTGGGCTGCCAGTGGGCGGAACGGTGGTTTCTGTGAAGCCAGCTTGACGCATGGATCCGAGAACGGAGCCACGCATTTCGCTGATGACCTAAGGGTTCTCAAGAAATTGGAAAGTCAGAATTTCCAAGCGATCCAGGAACGGATCGAGCGGTACGGCATCGATGCTGAATTCGAGCTGGAACCTATGCTGACGGTAGCCACCGAAGAGTATCAGGTGGAGCAACTCCGTAAAGCGGCTTTGTCCGGGGAAGGAGAATTCCTCGACGACGCCCAACTGCGGGATCTGGCTAATTCTCCCCTCTACCGGGCTGGCATGCTCAGCACCAAGGGTGTTGCCCTGCTAAACCCCGCAAAATTGGCGTGGGGCTTGGCCCGTGCGGCTGAAAATCTGGGCGTGGAAATCTACGAACGGTCACCGGCGATCGTGTTGAAACGCAGGAACATGGCCGTGATGGTTCGGACGCCATCGGGAAGCGTCCGTGCCAGCAAAGTAGCACTTGCCACGAATGGCTTCCCATCTCTATTGAAGCGTCTCCGTCTGTTCACTGTACCGATCTACGACTACGTGCTGACGACAGAGCCACTACGCGACGAACAACTTGAAAGTATCTCCTGGACGGGCAGGCACGGAATCACCGATGCCGGCCGGGAATTTCACTACTACCGAAAGACGGCCGACAATCGGGTTCTCTTCGGGGGCTACGACGCTGTTTATCACCGTGGACGTCGTGTAAAGCCAGAACAGGATCAACGCCCGGAAACCTTCGTACGCCTGGCTGATCATTTCTACTCCACGTTCCCGCAGTTGAAAGGCGTCATGTTCTCCCACAAATGGGGCGGCATGATCGACATGTCAACGCAACTTGTGGCCTTCCATGGCAGCACCGGGGACCAGCGGGTGGCTTACAGCGCCGGCTACACGGGTCTCGGCGTTGCGGCTACCCGTTTCGGGGCCGAGACAATGCTCGACCTGCTGGAAGGCGCTGACACTGAACGCACACGGTTGAAAATGGCCCGCCGCTTGCCGATTCCGATTCCACCCGAACCAATCGCGTACCCCTTGATTCAGGCAATGCGTAGGGCAGTCGCCAAATCCGACGCCAACGGTGGCAAAGACGGGATACTGCTAAAGGCGGCCTCGTTATTCGGAATTCGCTTCGACTCGTGA
- a CDS encoding FAD-binding protein: MAHNEWRAGRALVGALLHACLTADIEIQTGTRAVRLEKGEDRVIGAWVKREGSDDAETLIEARGGVILASGGFEWNSELVQAFLGTPMDSPVSAPTNVGDGLRMAMAVGGQLGNMSQAWWTPAIRVADEYYEGGPLNRFVTHERPKPGSIVANRTGRRFARETLNYNDFGKAMTVFDGAAYEYPNTPAFLVFDNQCRRSYPMVGVEPGDPTPSWMNESSSLQELADKLSIDIDSFSRQIAEYNEKAAAGEDPDYRRGETDYERYAGDPTWEKMGPFDDWAKAPTTV, encoded by the coding sequence ATGGCCCACAATGAGTGGCGTGCCGGAAGGGCGCTGGTGGGTGCGCTGTTGCACGCCTGCCTCACAGCCGATATTGAGATACAGACAGGTACGCGTGCCGTGCGGCTTGAGAAGGGCGAGGACCGAGTGATCGGAGCCTGGGTGAAGCGTGAAGGATCGGACGACGCTGAGACTCTCATCGAAGCGCGCGGTGGTGTGATCCTTGCCAGCGGTGGGTTCGAATGGAACAGCGAACTGGTCCAAGCTTTCCTCGGCACGCCCATGGATTCCCCCGTCAGTGCACCTACCAACGTCGGCGACGGACTTCGGATGGCAATGGCCGTCGGCGGACAGTTGGGCAACATGTCGCAGGCTTGGTGGACACCCGCAATTCGCGTCGCAGACGAGTATTACGAAGGCGGACCTCTGAACCGCTTTGTCACTCACGAGCGGCCGAAGCCAGGATCAATCGTAGCAAACCGCACAGGACGTCGCTTTGCCCGCGAAACCTTGAACTACAACGATTTCGGCAAGGCGATGACTGTCTTTGACGGCGCTGCATATGAGTACCCGAACACCCCGGCCTTTTTGGTTTTTGATAATCAATGCCGTCGCTCCTACCCCATGGTTGGCGTGGAGCCGGGCGACCCGACTCCCAGCTGGATGAACGAGTCCTCATCGCTGCAAGAACTGGCGGACAAGCTTTCAATCGACATCGACTCCTTCTCCCGACAGATAGCTGAATACAATGAAAAGGCCGCGGCCGGAGAAGATCCGGACTACCGTCGTGGTGAAACCGATTACGAGCGATACGCCGGCGATCCTACCTGGGAGAAAATGGGACCATTCGACGATTGGGCGAAGGCCCCTACTACGGTTTGA
- a CDS encoding FAD-binding protein, with protein sequence MVDLESRVRHVNGGPIDGLFAAGNVAASIMGPSYPGPGVILGPAIVHALRAGRAAARESILATPR encoded by the coding sequence ATGGTCGACTTGGAAAGTCGTGTGCGTCACGTGAACGGCGGGCCAATTGATGGCCTCTTTGCCGCAGGAAACGTGGCCGCAAGCATCATGGGTCCCAGCTATCCGGGTCCCGGGGTGATCCTGGGTCCGGCGATTGTCCATGCACTCCGGGCGGGCAGGGCCGCAGCCAGGGAATCGATACTTGCGACACCTAGGTAA